CTCCTGAGCTTCGGCCCGGCGCTCCTCGTGCTGGTGCCCCGCATCTCCTCCGGCAAGCCGCTCGGGTACTCCTTGCTCATGGCTGGCTTCGCGTGGGCATGGGGCCACGTGCTGATGAACCTGTGGCTGCGCGCGAAGGTCACGCGGCGCGTGCGGGAGATCATGACCGCGCTTCCCGACACGCTCGATCTCATGGTCACCTGTCTCGAAGCCGGCCTCGGCCTCAACGCCACCATCGCCCGCATCGGCGAGGAGCGGGCCTCCATCGCGGACGCCCTCGGCAGGGAGTTCTCGCAGGTCGCCTTCGAGCTGCGCAGCGGGCGGACGCGCGAGGACGCGCTGCGCGGGCTGGGCGACCGCAACGGCGTCGAGGATCTGAAGGCGCTGGCCGGCCTCGTCATCCAGAGCGACCGGCTGGGCGCAAGTATGGCGCAGACGCTGCGCGCGCACGCCGACCTGCTGCGCACCAAGCGGCGGCAGCGTGCGGAGGAGGCGGCGCGCAAGCTGCCGGTCAAGATGCTCTTCCCCCTCGCCTTCTTCATCCTGCCGGCGCTCTTCATCGTGGTCGGCGGGCCGGCCATGCTGCGGATGAAGGATCTGGTCGACCTGGTCGTCAATCAGTGAGCGCGCGGCCCGGGCGCCCATGAGGGGAGCCGTCCACCGCGCGCACGTCGCGACCAGCGGGGCCGTGCTCGCCGAGCGGCTGCACCTCGCGCACACGCACTGGACGCGGCTCCGGGGGCTCCTCGGCACCCGGCGTCTCGATCCCGGCGACGGCCTCTGGCTGCGACCCTGCCGGCAGATCCACATGTTCGGCATGCGCTACGCCGTCGATGCCGTCTTCCTCGACCAGCGCCAGCGCGTGGTGCGCGCGCTCCCCCGTCTCGCCCCGGGGCGCATCTCGCCGCGCGTGCCCGACGCGGAGAGCGTGCTCGAGCTGCCCGCCGGGACGGTGGAGCGCGCCGGGCTTGCCGAGGGCGCGCAGGTCGTGATCGAGGGCGACCCGGTTGCGTCGCGCGCCGGCGCCGGCCGCCGGCTGGGCTCGGCGCTGTGCAACCTCACCCTCGCGGCCCTCTACGCCCTGTTCGTGGCGGCGCACGCCTCGCGCGCGCGGGGGGACGTCGACGTTGCGCTGGCCGTGCGCCTCGCGATCGTCGTCCAGCTGACCATCCTGGTCGTCCTGTTCGTGGTGCGCCGCCCGAGCGCCGAGACCTCCGACCGCCCCGTCGACTGGGTGCTCGGCATCGTGGGGACCTTCCTCCCGCTGCTGCTGCGCCGCACCGTTGCGCCGGGGGCGCTCGCCTGGCTCGGCGGGCCGATCCAGGTGGTCGGCGCGTCGGCGGCGGCGGTGGCCGCCGTCTTCCTCGGGCGGAGCTTCGGCCTCGTGGCTGCGAACCGCGGCCTCAAGCTGGGCGGCGCCTACGGCGTGGTACGCCATCCGATGTACACGGCGCACCTGCTCGGCTACCTCGGGTATGTCCTCACCTACCCGAGCGCGGCGAACGTCGCCATCGCGATCGCGAGCGCGTTCGCGCTCAACGCCCGTGCCGTCGCGGAGGAGCGGATTCTCGGGCGCGATCCGGCCTATCGAGAGTACCTGGGACGGTTGCGCTGGCGCTTCTTCCCTCACCTCTACTAGGCTCCGCGCGCCCATGAGCGAGGGACGGGCCGGGCTGGCCCGCGCCGGCGGTCAGGGCGAGCCGGCGAGCCCGGTCCCCGCCGCGGTCGGACCCGCAGCGCCCGATCCGCTCGCGCGCGCGTTCCGCGCGTTCCTTCTGGTCGGCTGCCTGGTCGTGCTCTCGATTTCGCACCGGGTCGACCCGGATCTCTGGGGTCACGTGCGCTACGGGCAGGACGTGCTCGCGGCGCACGCCCTGCCCTCCACGGCGACGCACACGTACACGGCGGCAGGGCATCCCTGGATCAACCACGAGAACCTGGCCGAGATCACCTTCGGGTGGATCGAGACCCATCTCGGCGCGGCCGGGCTCAACGCCTTCACGAGCCTGCTGGGCCTCCTCGTGCTCGGCCTGATGGTGCGGAACGCGACGCGCCAGCGGGTGAGCTTCCTCGTCCTCTCGG
This genomic window from Deltaproteobacteria bacterium contains:
- a CDS encoding type II secretion system F family protein → MVIVLILTLLTFGIVTIAVVSGYYWVSAESPVAQRLKTLVPELDARAKARKKAPSLGASLLALLGSYSFGGSENSLAKRLAYAGIRGPRAVVLFLGVRTLLSFGPALLVLVPRISSGKPLGYSLLMAGFAWAWGHVLMNLWLRAKVTRRVREIMTALPDTLDLMVTCLEAGLGLNATIARIGEERASIADALGREFSQVAFELRSGRTREDALRGLGDRNGVEDLKALAGLVIQSDRLGASMAQTLRAHADLLRTKRRQRAEEAARKLPVKMLFPLAFFILPALFIVVGGPAMLRMKDLVDLVVNQ